Genomic DNA from Bryobacter aggregatus MPL3:
CAGTCGTTTGGCGGCCGCTCTTAGCCCCCGCGATTTGGTCTACCAAGTTGTGGTTCCACTGATGCGCGAAGTGGGAATCCGGTGGCATAACGGCACTCTCGCCATCGCCCAAGAGCATTTGGTCTCGCAGATGCTGCGGACGCTCCTGGGCAACATGATGCGCCTGTTTCGGCCACTGAATCCGGCGATGACGATGGTTCTGTCAACACCCGCCGGTGAATCGCACGAATTCGGCATCCTTGCAGCCGCGATGCTGGCCTCTTTAGCGGGAGTGGATCCGGTCTACCTGGGCCCGAACCTGCCAGCACGGGAGATTGCGGATGCCGCGCGAAGGACATCAGCAAAGGTGGTTGCGCTGAGCATTACATTCTGGTCCAAGACGACGCAGGAGGAACTGAATGCCCTCGCGGCAGCGATGCCGGAGGGCGCGGAACTCTGGGTCGGCGGCGAGGGTAGCGCCGATCTGGATCTTACTCTTCTCGGACACAGTACGATTCGGATAAAGGATCTTCCGGCTCTCGAGACCGAGTGCCGCCGCTGGAGAAACTAACTTATGAAGACGGCGCTTAAGGTTCTATTCGCGACGATTTTCCTCTGGATGACAGTGCTCACAATTCGCACGAGTCTGGCGGTTAGTATCTGGAGCGCTTGGGACTCCTATGCCGCCAATCCCTGGGCCGTCGCAACGCTCTACGACGCTTATTTCGGCTTCATCACCTTCTGGGTATGGGTGGCTTACAAAGAACGCACCTTCTGGTCGCGTGCCTTGTGGCTGATCCTGATCCTTTGCTTGGGAAACATCGCGATGTCGCTCTACGTACTCATTCAGCTCTTCCGCCTGAAACCGGATCAATCCGTCGAGGCTCTACTTCAGCGATGAATCCAGAACTCACTCTTGTGCTCCTTGGCGCCGCGAGTGTAGCTGTTTTCATGCTGCTGTTGTGGCTGATCCATTTGCACACCGGCAACGCGGCGATTGTCGACGCTGGTTGGGCGGGAGGAC
This window encodes:
- a CDS encoding MerR family transcriptional regulator, producing MKTRYPIRAVAKIAGLSPDTLRAWERRYQAVVPERSERGRLYGPEHIERLLLLNQLVQRGHAIGGIASRSDEELRVLLSRQHSQSVSVPTPPADMLDPMLAAIENFDTLRASDELSRLAAALSPRDLVYQVVVPLMREVGIRWHNGTLAIAQEHLVSQMLRTLLGNMMRLFRPLNPAMTMVLSTPAGESHEFGILAAAMLASLAGVDPVYLGPNLPAREIADAARRTSAKVVALSITFWSKTTQEELNALAAAMPEGAELWVGGEGSADLDLTLLGHSTIRIKDLPALETECRRWRN
- a CDS encoding DUF1475 family protein, with translation MKTALKVLFATIFLWMTVLTIRTSLAVSIWSAWDSYAANPWAVATLYDAYFGFITFWVWVAYKERTFWSRALWLILILCLGNIAMSLYVLIQLFRLKPDQSVEALLQR